One Gemmatimonadales bacterium genomic window, TTTCGGCGGTGACGCCGCGATCAACTCTTTCGCGCTCGCGTCGGTGGGGGCCTTCGATCTCGCACGGCGGTACCTGGGCTTCTTCGCCCCCTACCAGCGCGCCGACGGCAAGATCACCCACGAGATCTCGCAGGGCGCCGCCCGCGTGCCCTGGTTCAGTGACTATCCCTTCCCCTACTGGCACGGCGACACGTCGCCGTTCTGGATCCTCGCGATCGGCGAGCTGTTCCGGGCCTCGGCCGACACCGCCTTCGTCCGGTCGCTGTGGCCCGAGGTCCGGCGCGCGTACCAGTGGTGCGCGGGGACGGTGGGCGAGGACGGCTTGATGCAGAACCCGCTCGCGGGCGTGGGGGCCATCGAGGTCGGCAACCTGGGCGTCGGCGTGAAGTCGGACATCTATCTCGCCGCCGTCTGGGTCGAGGCCCTGCGGCGCCTGGACGAGATGGCGCGGTCCCTCGGCGACACCGCCGTGGCCGGCGAGGTGGAGCGGCGGTTCCCCGTGGCGCGCCGCAGCCTCGAGGAGCGCTTCTGGGTGCCGCGCACCGGGCGATTCGCCTTCGCCATCCTCGCGGGCGACAGTCTCAACGACGACCTGACCGTGTGGCCGGCGACCGCGATGTCGTGGCACCTCTTCGACGAGGAGCGGGGACAGGCGATGGCCGCCGCCCTCGCACGCGCCGCGATCTCGACCGACTGGGGCGGCCGGACGCTGGCGTCCGAGAGCGACCTGTTCGACCCCCTCCACTACAACAACGGCACGGTCTGGCCGTTCGTGACGGGGTTCCTCGCGCTGGCCGAGTACCGCTACCACAACGTCTACGCGGGCCGCGCCGCGCTCGACGCCCTCGGGCGGACCTTCGACGTGTGGGGTCTCGGCCGGAACCCGGAAGTCTTCTCCGGTGCGTCGTTCGAGCCGCTCGAGACGGCCGTGCCGCAGCAGTTCTTCGCCACCTCGATGTACCTCACGCCGCTCCTGCGCGGCGCGTTCGGCATCGAGGCGGACGCCCCGCGCGGATTCCTCACGGTGGCGCCGCACCTCTTCGACCGCCCGGGCGACTACCTGGTGCGCCGCGTGCGCGTCGGGCAGACGTTGCTGGACGTCGACCTCAGAGTGAGCGACAGCACGTTCGCCGCCACGGTGCACCGCATCACCGGCGCGGCGCCGCTGGTGCTGCACTTCGAGCCGGCGCTCGCCCCGGGCGCACGGGTGCGCGACGTGCGCGCCGCCGGCGGCGTCGTGGCCTTTCGCAGCGTGGCCACGGGCCGGGACGTGCACGTGTCGTTCGACCTGCGCCTCGCCGACAGCGTCGCGTCCGTCGTGATCCGGCACACGCCGGGCTGGCGCCTGGTCACCGCCGACCCCACCCCCTCGCGGGGGGACCGCTCGCGGGCACTGAAAGTCCTGGACGCGCGGGTGGACGGCGAGGTGTTCGCGCTGGACCTGGAGGGCCGGGCAGGCGTTGCCTACCGGGTCGAGGTTCACAAACCGACCGGCGGTGTCGGCATTCAGACGGTGCGCTTCCCCGAAGACGGCGGCGACTCGCGCGACGGCTACGCGAAAACCGCTGTGAGACTGCACCTATAGACGACAAAAATGCTTGACACGTTGTCCGCACCACCCCTTCTTTGCGCGTCATGAACACCCGGCGACTCGCGTTGGTGGCGACGGTGCTGGCAGCTGCCCCGGTGGTCTACCCCGCGACGGGCGTCGCGCAGCGGCAGTCCGCCGTTGCGGACATCCAGGTCCAGCCCGGTGACGCCCAGGTGCAGGTGAGGCGGACGACGCAGTTCTTCGCCACGGCCTACGACCGGGGCAACAACGCGCTCGCGTCGGTCACGTCGTTCGCGTGGCGGTCGAGCAATCCCCGGGTCGCCACGATCGACGAGAACGGCGTCGCGACCGGTGTGGCGCCGGGGACGGTGCAGGTCACCGCGCGGTACGGGTCGGGACGCACGGCCAAGACCAGCGAGCCGGCGACGCTCGAGGTGGTGGCCGAGGGAGGCGCTCTCCAGCCTCAGGCGCAGGCCTCCGCGGCGGCGCCGGCGCAGCCGGGCGCCGCGCGGCCCGCGTCGGGGCGCACGTCCGGACCGGGCTGCGCCGCGCTGGCCCGGCAGCAGCCGGGTTCCGGGCCGCCCGACGGGCTGCTGGTCACGCCCCAGCGACTGGTCCTGATCAAGGGTGAGTCGTCGCAGCTGCAGTATCGCACCGCGCGCGGCGCGACGGGTGATCCGGCGGAGCCGGCCTGCATCGTGTTCCTGGTGGACGCCGGGCGCGTGGCGATGATCGACACGCTCGGCCTGGTGACGTCGATGGGAGACACGGGCCGCGCCATGGTGACGGTCGCGGTGCCGGGCGCGCGGTTCTCGCCCAAGCAGGTGTCGGTCGAAGTGCGCGCGGATTCGGTGCAGTTCTCGGAGCGGACGACGTCGCTGGCCGTGGGGACGGTGGACACGCTCGAGCTGGTGGTGCCGGCGCAGGATCGGCGCCGTCTGGATCCCTCGCGGACCTCCTTCCAATTCGAGTCGTCCGATCCGGCCAAGGTCACGGTCTCGCCGGTGGCGCCGATCATCACCGCCGCCGCCCTGGGCACCGCGCGCATCACCGCGTCGAGCCCGCTGTATCCGGACATCACGGCGACGGTCACCGTGCACAAGCCGATCCGCCGCCTGATCGGGACGCCGCTCGACACGCTGGTGACGCTCGCCATCGAGGGCACGGCGACGATCGGGGTGCGTTTCTTCGCCGCCGATTCCACGTTGGTCGACGACGTGCCGGTGCGATGGACCCGGCCCGACAGCACGATCGTCCGGTTCGACACCGGCACCGGGACGCTGCGCGGGGTCAAGGCGGGCGACACGCGGATGACGGTCACGGCGATGGCGAGTCGGACCGACTCCATTTTCCGCCACTGGCACGTGCGGGTGGTCGCCGGAGGGCTGGCGATCGCAACGCCGCGGCTGGCGCTGCCGGTCGGCGGTCAGGTCCCGCTGAGCGTGCAGTTGCTCGACGAGCGTCGCCGTCCGCTGGGCCCCGCGGCCGGGCTGTCCTGGCGGTCCAGCGACGACTCCACCGCCCGGATCGCCGCTGACGGGCGGGTGACGGGCGTGGGGATGGGACGCGCCAGGCTGGTGGCTCGCGCGCCATGGGACTCGACGGTGGCGGCCGACGCGTACGTGGTCGGGGACGTGCTGGTGCCGGCCGAGCGGAACGGTCGCTGGGACCTGCTCATGGTCGCGGCGGGCGACGCTCCGAAGCTGCGAGCGCTCACGCAGGACAGCGCGGTCGAGACCCAGGCGGCGTGGTCGCCGGACTGGACGCGCGTGGCCTACGTCGCCGCGCCGGTGCGGTCGGAGCAGTTCCAGCTCTACGTCGCCAACGCCGACGGTTCGGAGGTCCAGGCGCCCGTCCACGACACGGTGCCGGTGCATTCCCCCGCCTTCGTGGGTCCGGCCGGCGATCAGATCGTGTTCGAAGCGGGCAGGACCGGCCGGGCGCAGTTGTTCGTCGTCAACCGGGACGGCAGCCAGCGGCGGCAGCTCACGGCCGGGGCGAGCCCCAACACCCAGCCGAGCGTGTCGCCCGACGGGAAGCGGATGCTGTACGTGTCCCTGCGGGAACACGTCTACAACGTCTACCAGACCACCCTCGACGGCACGGGCGCCGAGCAGCGCCTCACGACCGGCCGTGTGGACGACTCGCCGGCGTACGCCGCCGATGGCCGCTCGTTCTATTTCCTGCGGCTGGAGAGCGGCAACCCGCCGAGCAAACGCGTGTACAGCCAGGACCTCAGCAGCTCGGTGGCCACGCCCATCACCCCGGCCGGCATGTACGTGCAGTCGTTCAGCGTGAGTGCCGACGGCCGAGCGCTGCTGCTCACGGTGCTGCCCCCCGATCCGCAGGCCCAGTCGCACGTGGAGCTATTCGACGTGGCAACCGGCGCGCGGACGCCGTACGCGCTGCCGGGCGTCGCGAGGATCGGGGCGCCGGCCTTCCGACCCGCGCCGCCGGCCGCCCAGCCGTAGCCGGACGAGCACCCGCGATCGGAGGCCGGCCGCGATCGTCGCGGCTATCCCCGTCCCGGGGCTCCTCGTAGATTT contains:
- a CDS encoding Ig-like domain-containing protein — its product is MNTRRLALVATVLAAAPVVYPATGVAQRQSAVADIQVQPGDAQVQVRRTTQFFATAYDRGNNALASVTSFAWRSSNPRVATIDENGVATGVAPGTVQVTARYGSGRTAKTSEPATLEVVAEGGALQPQAQASAAAPAQPGAARPASGRTSGPGCAALARQQPGSGPPDGLLVTPQRLVLIKGESSQLQYRTARGATGDPAEPACIVFLVDAGRVAMIDTLGLVTSMGDTGRAMVTVAVPGARFSPKQVSVEVRADSVQFSERTTSLAVGTVDTLELVVPAQDRRRLDPSRTSFQFESSDPAKVTVSPVAPIITAAALGTARITASSPLYPDITATVTVHKPIRRLIGTPLDTLVTLAIEGTATIGVRFFAADSTLVDDVPVRWTRPDSTIVRFDTGTGTLRGVKAGDTRMTVTAMASRTDSIFRHWHVRVVAGGLAIATPRLALPVGGQVPLSVQLLDERRRPLGPAAGLSWRSSDDSTARIAADGRVTGVGMGRARLVARAPWDSTVAADAYVVGDVLVPAERNGRWDLLMVAAGDAPKLRALTQDSAVETQAAWSPDWTRVAYVAAPVRSEQFQLYVANADGSEVQAPVHDTVPVHSPAFVGPAGDQIVFEAGRTGRAQLFVVNRDGSQRRQLTAGASPNTQPSVSPDGKRMLYVSLREHVYNVYQTTLDGTGAEQRLTTGRVDDSPAYAADGRSFYFLRLESGNPPSKRVYSQDLSSSVATPITPAGMYVQSFSVSADGRALLLTVLPPDPQAQSHVELFDVATGARTPYALPGVARIGAPAFRPAPPAAQP